One stretch of Shewanella sp. Arc9-LZ DNA includes these proteins:
- a CDS encoding ankyrin repeat domain-containing protein: MLRCLLTLCLIVFSCHSLSSEKTPFVKVTSAWNKPSLITVNDPACQSLLEDAQSKFYSDIDWGAAYGVRGHGYVNTGEILDWTILGGDSLTSLYAYGKEFYLYNYLHSGCSGACERQQSLVSTSSFIELTAKQIAALAKNAPPAMSYGYTYAQSGTNILYMFVLGHYGADIGQLFVYRLSPNATWAPACEINLTATVVPFNKEHSYFSAMKSFDDLYQSTLALSQGSGSSCGRMNTRWRWGNAIKHKLSLTLTRPWAMRGESRESKNSHGNYSKMITDLERWSLTGVAEQKAFNGYKHQLAISIKSLSQFYQQANHWYKQQSDEIAELALTSAISAGFGFYMYNPEFSAGEFNLRNAIITKQSLDTIKTIEFSAIDIDSIAKTYYSQEAQESILNLAINQPEVLEYLLQQGISPNHSNAFGKTPLMYAAQYNLLESAKLLIQHGANTVANTTIPDDTCYYALSTFKMTALHYAVRYASPDFIKLLIDNGAATYMKAENHHNYPMTEETPLDWFYRYTDTASAEINSHIPQESKLTVQKWLTPPSSQQLNKVEKNQIKSAIAAYPQGKVQDAYEYLIKALSINPKNEKVLSDMSLIALKNNQFGHSLSVSNWLIKHSENSKTVANAWFNQGLACEQHQVKMLNTDIGYTITYDGQYYCAEPAIYSYINAWMLAKSTARKNKIISQFDDGLIQTCSAVLAGNNQLRFFFQNRKILILRTKSDHTSLDELFQNITFNYNRIDNKSLDKNTSIETINTYDLDDYVIEEVNSPFGFFNAKYNGQLQCQTINAV, translated from the coding sequence ATGTTACGTTGCTTATTAACCCTCTGCTTAATTGTTTTTTCTTGTCACTCTTTATCTTCTGAGAAAACGCCCTTTGTAAAAGTAACCTCAGCTTGGAATAAGCCGAGTTTAATCACAGTTAATGATCCTGCATGTCAATCCTTGTTGGAAGATGCACAATCAAAATTCTACTCAGATATCGATTGGGGCGCAGCTTATGGCGTTAGAGGGCATGGCTATGTAAATACGGGAGAAATACTAGATTGGACAATATTAGGAGGAGACTCTTTAACAAGCCTGTATGCTTACGGTAAAGAATTCTATCTCTATAATTATTTGCATAGTGGCTGCAGTGGAGCGTGTGAGAGGCAGCAATCGCTAGTGTCTACTTCATCATTCATTGAGTTAACCGCCAAGCAAATTGCAGCACTAGCCAAAAACGCACCACCCGCAATGAGCTATGGTTATACATACGCACAGTCGGGCACAAATATCCTGTATATGTTTGTTTTAGGACATTATGGCGCTGATATAGGCCAGTTATTTGTTTATCGTCTTAGCCCAAACGCAACATGGGCACCAGCTTGCGAAATAAACTTAACAGCAACAGTAGTGCCATTCAACAAAGAGCATAGTTATTTCAGCGCGATGAAAAGTTTTGATGATTTGTATCAATCGACTCTGGCTTTAAGTCAAGGTAGTGGCTCTTCATGTGGGCGAATGAATACTCGTTGGCGTTGGGGAAATGCCATTAAGCATAAACTGAGTTTGACATTAACTCGCCCCTGGGCAATGAGGGGCGAAAGTAGAGAAAGTAAAAATAGTCACGGTAATTATTCTAAAATGATAACCGATTTAGAAAGGTGGTCATTAACCGGTGTCGCTGAGCAAAAAGCATTTAATGGCTATAAACATCAGTTAGCTATCTCGATAAAATCGCTTTCGCAATTTTATCAACAGGCGAATCATTGGTATAAACAACAATCCGATGAAATAGCTGAGCTTGCATTAACATCAGCAATTAGTGCAGGTTTTGGGTTCTATATGTATAACCCTGAATTTTCCGCAGGTGAGTTCAATCTAAGAAATGCAATTATTACCAAACAATCGTTAGATACCATAAAAACAATTGAATTTAGTGCTATTGATATCGATAGCATCGCAAAAACTTACTATTCGCAAGAAGCACAAGAAAGTATTTTAAACCTAGCGATAAACCAACCTGAAGTATTAGAATATCTATTGCAACAGGGCATAAGTCCCAATCACAGTAATGCATTTGGTAAAACACCTTTGATGTACGCGGCTCAATATAACTTATTAGAGTCCGCCAAGTTGCTTATTCAACACGGGGCTAATACCGTCGCCAATACCACAATACCTGATGATACTTGTTATTACGCGTTAAGCACCTTCAAAATGACGGCTCTTCATTATGCGGTAAGGTATGCTTCTCCTGATTTTATTAAGTTATTAATAGACAATGGTGCTGCAACTTATATGAAAGCTGAGAACCATCATAATTACCCAATGACAGAAGAAACACCGTTGGATTGGTTCTATCGATATACCGATACAGCATCAGCTGAGATAAATAGTCATATTCCCCAAGAAAGTAAGTTAACTGTACAAAAGTGGCTTACGCCTCCAAGTTCACAACAATTAAATAAAGTAGAAAAAAATCAAATAAAATCGGCTATAGCGGCTTATCCACAGGGCAAAGTACAAGATGCTTATGAGTATTTAATCAAGGCATTGAGCATTAATCCTAAAAATGAGAAAGTACTCAGTGATATGTCATTAATCGCGTTAAAAAATAACCAATTTGGTCATTCATTATCAGTCAGTAACTGGTTAATTAAACATAGTGAAAATAGTAAAACTGTGGCTAATGCATGGTTTAATCAAGGACTAGCCTGTGAACAGCATCAAGTAAAAATGCTTAATACTGATATCGGCTATACCATTACGTATGACGGTCAATATTATTGCGCTGAACCAGCTATTTACTCATATATCAATGCTTGGATGTTGGCCAAAAGTACCGCTAGAAAAAATAAGATTATAAGCCAATTCGATGATGGATTAATACAGACTTGTAGTGCTGTTCTGGCGGGTAACAACCAATTAAGATTTTTCTTCCAAAATAGAAAAATATTGATACTGCGAACTAAAAGTGATCATACATCTCTAGACGAATTATTCCAAAATATAACTTTCAATTACAATAGAATAGACAATAAGTCATTGGATAAGAATACTTCGATAGAGACGATTAATACATACGACTTAGATGATTATGTTATTGAAGAAGTTAACTCACCATTTGGTTTTTTTAATGCTAAATACAATGGTCAATTGCAGTGTCAGACTATAAATGCAGTTTGA